In the Verrucomicrobiota bacterium genome, TATTCGGATGCATTCCCTTCGACCTGTCGAATGGTTTCCCATGCGAAAAGCCATCTATCCGGGCAGCTTCGATCCGGTGACTCGTGGTCACTTGGACGTCATCCAGCGCGCGGCCAAGCTTTTCGACGAAGTGGTGGTGGCCGTGGCCCGCAATGACCAAAAGCAGCCCCTCTTCACCACCGAAGAGCGCGTTTCACTCTTGGAGGCCAGCATCGACGGTGCCGCCAACATTCAGGTCATCGGCTTCGAGAGTCTTCTCATCGATCTCGCCCGGGAGCAGGGCGCCATCGCCCTCGTCCGCGGAATGCGAGCCGTCTCCGACTTCGAGTTTGAGTTCCAAATGGCCCTCATGAATCGGCATTTGGCCCAAGAAATCGAAACCATCTTCCTCATGCCTCATCAGGAGTGCATCTACATCAGCTCCCGGATCGTGAAGGAAGTGGCCCAGCTCGGCGGGGACGTCTCCGGCTTCGTCACGGAGCCGGTTCGCCAAGCCCTTCTGGAAAAATTCCACCCGCAGACCTCATGAAAATCAATTTGTCCGAGTTGCCAGAGGAAGGCCTCTCGCTCGAGGGAGAAACACCGGCCGAAGTTTTCGACATGCCGGAAAACGATGCCCGCCCCCTCAGCGGCATACGCTACCGCTTTCACGTGCGCCGGATCGAGAACACCGTCATCGCCCAAGGCGAGTTCTCCGCCTGCTTCCAACAAGACTGTGGTCGCTGCCTCGACCCTTTCAATCGCACCATCGAACTCTCCCCCCACCTGGCCGATGAAGAGGTCGGCGGCGAGGAAATCCTCGACTTGACAGAAAGAATCCGGGACGACATACTCCTCGCCCTTCCGACCTTCCCGCGCTGCGAGGAGGCCGACGAGGTTCGAGAGTGTCCCGCTCAGGGAAATTTCGAAATCGCCGCCGTAGGTGACATTCCCTTGCAAGAGGAAAGCACTGAAGGCGGTCCGTCCTCCGGCAACGTGTGGGACGCCCTCGATGGCTTGGAAGGAACCGAAACTGAATCTGATCGCTAATCTCTCTCCGCCATGGCCGCACCCAAACGCAGAACCTCCAAAAGCAAAGGCCGCATGCGCCGTGGGGCCAACCGCTGGCGCCGTCCGACCTTCAAAAGCTGTCCGGAATGCGGCTCAACCGTGCCTTCCCACATCGCCTGCCCCTCCTGCGGATTTTACAATGGTCGGCAAGTCCTGGACGTGGACGCCCTCTGATACCTGGTTCTCAGAAGGTCCTCTCTGGAAACTTTTGACCTTTGGCGAGGTTGGGAGAGCGTGTCGTTGAATCCACGCCCATGACCTCCCTTCGTTCTCTCTCCTCGTTCCTCCTTCTTTTCTCCCTCCTTCCGGCGGGGCTGATCCGAGCCCAAGAGGAGGACTCGGGCGTGTCGGATGACGCAGGGGCCCGCGCCTTTTGGGAATGCTCCCTTCCCTCGGGAGACTTCGTCGTTCACCTCTCGAAAATCGCCTCCATCAGCCTGCATGAATACCTCATCCCCGAAGCGGGCGTGCATGTGACGGAGGTGGATATCGACACCACCGGATCGGTCACAGCCCGCTTCTACTACATCGAGCCCTTCGAAGTCGACTCCCCCAGTCTCGGTGCCCAAATCCTCATCGACCGCACCCGCCAACTCTTGGAAACCGGGCAATCCCGCGCCAACCTCGATTCCGTGGTGGAAAGCGTCAAAAAGAACTACCCCACCACCACCCACGCCAAGACCGCCGAATACCAGCTGACCGACCGGGCCAATCTCCTGGCCCTCTACGAACACGCCCGCAAAGTCTGGATCAGCGGGCGGGGGCGGAAATTCTCGATCGAAAACTCCTAGCCGGTCCGCTGTGCTCGTGGACCCGGCCCTTCAGTCTCACCTGCTGGCCCGGTTTCAGGAAAACACCGGACAAGCGCTCTCCTCGCCCGAAGTCCGCTCGGTCAGCGGGGGCTGCATCCACCAGTCCTTCCTCTTGCGGAGTCCCGAGGGGGCCTTCTTTGCCAAAATCAACTCCGCTTCTTGCGCTCCCCTCTTGCAGGCTGAATCCGAGGGCCTGCGCCACCTGGCCACCACCAAAGAAATCCGCGTTCCCCGGGTCCTATCCCAGGGAACTCATGGAGAGCAGGCCTTTCTCCTTCTCGAAGCCCTCGATCTGGTGCCGCTGCGGGCGGGCCAAGCCAGCTTGGGGCGAAAACTGGCCGCCCTCCATGCTCACCAAGCGGCACGGCACGGTTTCCCGCAGGACAACTTCATCGGCGCCACCGCGCAACGAAACGCACTGGAAGAGAACTGGGCCGACTTCTTCACCCAACACCGCATCGAATTCCAAATCCACCTGGCCGAAAAGCATGGCTACCGCCTGGCGGACTCCCCTCGCGCCGTGGACCGTTTTCACCAGCTGCTATCCAGCCACCAGCCCGCCCCCAGCCTCCTCCATGGGGATCTCTGGGGAGGCAACGCCGCTGAACTGGCCTCCTCCCAGGAACCAGTGCTCTTCGACCCAGCCGTCTTCTATGGCGATCGGGAAACCGACCTCGCCTTCACTCGCCTCTTTGGCGGTTTTGAGGCCCGGTTTTATGCGGCCTACCAAGAGGCCTCCCCTCTTCCACCCGGCTGGCAAGAGCGATCCGTCCTCTACAATCTCTACCACCAGCTCAATCACTTGAACCTTTTTGGAGAATCCTATCTGCCCGCCGTCTCCCAGATCCTGGCGCGCTTGGCCCAGGCATCCTCCCTCCCCTCCTGAGCCAGTGTCGTCTCCCACTTCCACCGGATTGGTCATCCCCTGCTTTCGCGAAAGCAAGCGCCTCCCGAACTTCCTACCCCTCCTCTGCCAAGCC is a window encoding:
- the rpmF gene encoding 50S ribosomal protein L32 is translated as MAAPKRRTSKSKGRMRRGANRWRRPTFKSCPECGSTVPSHIACPSCGFYNGRQVLDVDAL
- the coaD gene encoding pantetheine-phosphate adenylyltransferase; its protein translation is MRKAIYPGSFDPVTRGHLDVIQRAAKLFDEVVVAVARNDQKQPLFTTEERVSLLEASIDGAANIQVIGFESLLIDLAREQGAIALVRGMRAVSDFEFEFQMALMNRHLAQEIETIFLMPHQECIYISSRIVKEVAQLGGDVSGFVTEPVRQALLEKFHPQTS
- a CDS encoding fructosamine kinase family protein, which translates into the protein MLVDPALQSHLLARFQENTGQALSSPEVRSVSGGCIHQSFLLRSPEGAFFAKINSASCAPLLQAESEGLRHLATTKEIRVPRVLSQGTHGEQAFLLLEALDLVPLRAGQASLGRKLAALHAHQAARHGFPQDNFIGATAQRNALEENWADFFTQHRIEFQIHLAEKHGYRLADSPRAVDRFHQLLSSHQPAPSLLHGDLWGGNAAELASSQEPVLFDPAVFYGDRETDLAFTRLFGGFEARFYAAYQEASPLPPGWQERSVLYNLYHQLNHLNLFGESYLPAVSQILARLAQASSLPS